A single genomic interval of Saccharospirillum mangrovi harbors:
- the rpoC gene encoding DNA-directed RNA polymerase subunit beta', protein MKDLLNLLKSQGQAEEFDSIRIGLASPEMIRSWSFGEVKKPETINYRTFKPERDGLFCSRIFGPMKDYECLCGKYKRLKHRGVICEKCGVEVTQAKVRRERMGHIELAAPVAHIWFLKSLPSRIGLMLDMTLRDIERILYYESFVVIDPGLTSLEKGQLLTDEEYYEAIEEFGDDFDARMGAEAVQRLLGSIDLEAEITQLREEIPATNSETKIKKLSKRLKLLEAFYKSGNNPVWMVMTVLPVLPPDLRPLVPLDGGRFATSDLNDLYRRVINRNNRLKRLLELAAPDIIVRNEKRMLQESVDALLDNGRRGRAITGSNRRPLKSLADFIKGKQGRFRQNLLGKRVDYSGRSVIVVGPTLRLHQCGLPKKMALELFKPFIFSKLEHRGLATTIKAAKKMVEREEAVVWDILDEVIREHPVMLNRAPTLHRLGIQAFEPVLIEGKAIQLHPLVCAAYNADFDGDQMAVHVPLTLEAQLEARALMMSTNNVLSPASGEPIIVPSQDVVLGLYYMTRERVGAKGEGMVLANIEEVHRAYGAGQVALQAKVRVRVKEVLLGDNGEREERTSLVDTTVGRAILFAIAPDGLPFELFNQAMKKKAISGLLDAAYRRVGLKETVVFADQIMYMGFAYATKSGSSIGVNDFVIPKAKMDILGKAEADVQEIEEQFAAGLVTQGEKYNKVVDIWSRANDQIARAMMEGISKEIVTDKDGNEVEQDSFNSVFIMADSGARGSPAQIRQLAGMRGLMAKPDGSIIENPIKANFREGLSVGEYFISTHGARKGLADTALKTANSGYLTRRLVDVSQDVVITEEDCGTEDGLIVEPIIEGGDVVLGLGEQVLGRTVATDVIDPATKETLIPAGTMLDEAWVEKFNEWGVDQVKIRSGITCETRHGLCAQCYGRDLARGHRVNIGEAVGIIAAQSIGEPGTQLTMRTFHIGGAASSSTAIDSVQIKHGGTVTLHNLKTVTREDGDLTAVSRSGVLAVSDEHGRERERYKLPYGAIISVKDGATVESGQIVAKWDPHTHPIVAESNGKVAFIGMDEGITTNRKIDELTGVGTIEVIPQGQRNSAGKEIRPMIKLLDKDGNDIMIGNTNQPVQYLLPDGAFLSLNDGDELAIGDVIARIPQESSGNRDITGGLPRVADLFEARKPKEPAILAEISGTVGFGKETKGKKRLMITPTDGSDGYEELIPKWRQLNVFEGEQVEKGEVISDGPMNPHDILRVRGVEPLARYIVNEIQEVYRLQGVTINDKHIEVIVRQMLRKATILDNGDTDFIKGDQVEYNQLLEANEVAEAENKVPARYERILLGITKASLATESFISAASFQETTRVLTEGAVTGKRDYLRGLKENVVVGRLIPAGTGLAYHADRKAKRLERTGEKQSKSAEDIEAALSQALNK, encoded by the coding sequence ATGAAAGATTTGCTGAATCTGTTGAAATCACAGGGCCAGGCGGAAGAATTTGATTCCATCCGCATTGGCCTGGCCTCGCCGGAGATGATCCGGTCTTGGTCCTTTGGTGAAGTGAAGAAGCCGGAGACCATCAACTACCGGACGTTCAAGCCTGAGCGTGACGGTCTGTTCTGCTCACGCATTTTCGGTCCAATGAAGGACTACGAGTGCTTGTGCGGCAAATACAAGCGTCTGAAGCACCGCGGCGTTATCTGTGAAAAATGCGGCGTGGAAGTCACTCAGGCCAAGGTGCGTCGCGAGCGCATGGGTCACATCGAGCTGGCTGCGCCGGTCGCGCATATCTGGTTCCTGAAATCACTGCCGTCCCGCATCGGTCTGATGCTGGATATGACGCTGCGTGACATCGAGCGCATCCTCTATTACGAGAGCTTTGTTGTTATTGATCCGGGCTTGACCAGCCTGGAGAAAGGTCAGTTGCTGACCGACGAAGAGTACTACGAAGCGATCGAAGAATTTGGCGACGATTTCGACGCGCGCATGGGTGCCGAAGCGGTTCAGCGTTTGCTGGGCAGCATCGACCTGGAAGCTGAAATCACTCAGTTGCGTGAAGAAATTCCGGCGACTAATTCTGAGACCAAGATCAAAAAGCTGTCCAAGCGTCTGAAGTTGCTGGAAGCCTTCTACAAGTCTGGCAACAACCCGGTCTGGATGGTGATGACCGTGCTGCCGGTACTGCCGCCGGATCTGCGTCCGTTGGTACCGCTGGACGGCGGTCGTTTTGCGACCTCCGACCTGAACGATCTGTATCGTCGCGTCATCAACCGTAACAACCGTTTGAAGCGCCTGCTCGAGCTGGCCGCGCCGGACATCATCGTGCGCAACGAAAAGCGCATGCTGCAAGAGTCTGTCGATGCGCTGCTCGACAACGGTCGTCGCGGTCGGGCCATCACTGGCTCCAACCGTCGTCCGCTGAAATCGCTGGCTGACTTTATTAAAGGTAAGCAGGGTCGTTTCCGTCAGAACCTGCTCGGTAAGCGTGTGGACTACTCTGGCCGTTCGGTCATCGTGGTTGGCCCGACCCTCCGTCTGCACCAGTGCGGTCTGCCGAAGAAAATGGCTCTGGAACTGTTCAAGCCGTTCATCTTCTCCAAGCTGGAACACCGTGGCCTGGCGACCACCATCAAGGCCGCCAAGAAGATGGTCGAGCGCGAAGAAGCCGTCGTTTGGGACATCCTGGACGAAGTGATTCGTGAACACCCGGTCATGCTGAACCGCGCACCGACTTTGCACCGTCTGGGCATCCAGGCGTTCGAGCCGGTGTTGATTGAAGGCAAAGCCATTCAGTTGCACCCGCTGGTGTGTGCCGCTTACAACGCCGACTTTGACGGTGACCAGATGGCGGTACACGTACCGCTGACACTGGAAGCCCAGCTCGAAGCCCGCGCACTGATGATGTCGACCAACAACGTCCTGTCTCCGGCCAGCGGCGAGCCGATCATCGTACCGTCTCAGGACGTGGTTCTCGGTCTGTATTACATGACGCGTGAGCGTGTCGGTGCCAAAGGCGAAGGCATGGTTCTGGCGAACATCGAAGAAGTGCATCGCGCTTACGGTGCCGGTCAGGTTGCGCTGCAAGCCAAGGTGCGTGTCCGCGTTAAGGAAGTGCTGTTGGGCGACAACGGTGAGCGTGAAGAGCGCACTTCTTTGGTCGACACCACCGTCGGTCGCGCCATTCTGTTTGCCATCGCACCGGACGGTCTGCCGTTCGAACTGTTCAACCAGGCGATGAAAAAGAAAGCGATCAGCGGCTTGCTGGATGCAGCCTACCGTCGCGTCGGTCTGAAAGAGACCGTCGTCTTTGCCGACCAGATCATGTACATGGGCTTTGCCTATGCGACCAAGTCTGGTTCGTCGATCGGTGTGAACGACTTCGTCATTCCGAAAGCCAAGATGGACATCCTGGGCAAAGCCGAAGCCGACGTTCAGGAAATTGAAGAACAGTTCGCCGCTGGTCTGGTGACCCAGGGCGAGAAGTACAACAAGGTGGTCGACATCTGGTCACGTGCGAACGATCAGATTGCCCGCGCCATGATGGAAGGCATCTCTAAAGAAATCGTTACCGACAAAGACGGTAACGAAGTCGAGCAGGATTCCTTCAACTCGGTCTTTATCATGGCCGACTCCGGTGCCCGGGGTAGCCCGGCGCAGATTCGTCAGCTGGCCGGTATGCGCGGTCTGATGGCGAAGCCGGACGGCTCGATCATCGAGAACCCGATTAAAGCGAACTTCCGTGAAGGTCTGTCGGTGGGTGAGTACTTCATCTCCACCCACGGTGCGCGTAAGGGTCTGGCTGACACCGCTTTGAAAACGGCGAACTCCGGTTACCTGACGCGTCGTCTGGTGGATGTGTCTCAGGACGTGGTGATCACCGAAGAAGATTGCGGCACCGAAGACGGCTTGATCGTGGAGCCGATCATCGAAGGTGGTGACGTGGTTCTGGGTCTGGGCGAGCAAGTACTCGGCCGGACAGTGGCTACCGACGTAATCGATCCGGCCACCAAAGAAACCCTGATTCCGGCCGGCACCATGCTGGACGAAGCCTGGGTTGAGAAGTTCAACGAGTGGGGCGTGGACCAGGTCAAGATCCGTTCTGGCATTACCTGTGAAACCCGCCATGGTCTCTGTGCCCAGTGCTATGGTCGTGACCTGGCTCGTGGTCACCGCGTCAACATCGGTGAAGCGGTCGGTATTATTGCCGCCCAGTCCATCGGTGAACCCGGTACCCAGCTGACCATGCGTACGTTCCACATCGGTGGTGCAGCGTCCAGCTCAACCGCGATCGACTCAGTTCAGATCAAGCACGGTGGCACCGTCACCCTGCACAATCTGAAAACCGTGACGCGTGAAGATGGCGATTTGACTGCAGTCAGCCGCTCCGGTGTGTTGGCGGTTTCCGACGAACACGGCCGTGAGCGCGAGCGCTACAAGCTGCCGTACGGCGCCATCATCAGCGTCAAAGACGGTGCCACTGTGGAATCCGGCCAGATCGTGGCTAAGTGGGATCCGCACACGCACCCGATCGTCGCCGAATCCAACGGTAAGGTGGCGTTCATCGGTATGGATGAGGGCATCACCACCAACCGTAAGATCGATGAACTGACCGGTGTCGGCACCATCGAAGTGATTCCTCAAGGCCAGCGCAACTCGGCCGGCAAGGAAATCCGCCCGATGATCAAGCTGCTCGATAAAGACGGCAACGACATCATGATTGGCAACACCAACCAGCCGGTGCAGTACCTGCTGCCGGACGGCGCTTTCTTGAGCCTGAACGATGGCGACGAGTTGGCGATTGGTGATGTTATCGCGCGGATTCCGCAGGAATCGTCCGGTAACCGTGACATCACCGGTGGTCTGCCACGCGTAGCTGACTTGTTCGAAGCGCGTAAGCCGAAAGAGCCAGCCATTCTGGCGGAAATCTCCGGCACCGTTGGTTTCGGTAAAGAAACCAAAGGTAAGAAGCGCCTGATGATCACCCCGACCGACGGTTCCGACGGTTACGAAGAGCTGATTCCGAAATGGCGTCAGTTGAACGTCTTCGAAGGTGAGCAGGTCGAGAAAGGTGAAGTGATCTCCGACGGCCCGATGAACCCGCACGACATTCTGCGTGTGCGTGGTGTTGAGCCTCTGGCGCGCTACATCGTCAACGAAATCCAAGAGGTTTACCGTCTGCAGGGCGTAACCATCAACGACAAGCACATCGAAGTGATCGTGCGTCAGATGCTGCGCAAAGCGACCATCTTGGACAACGGTGACACCGACTTCATCAAAGGCGATCAGGTGGAATACAACCAGTTGCTGGAAGCGAACGAAGTGGCCGAGGCGGAAAATAAGGTCCCGGCCCGTTACGAACGCATCCTGCTGGGTATCACCAAGGCGTCCTTGGCGACTGAATCCTTCATTTCGGCGGCTTCCTTCCAGGAAACCACTCGAGTGCTGACCGAAGGTGCGGTCACCGGCAAGCGCGATTACCTGCGCGGCCTGAAGGAAAACGTCGTTGTGGGTCGTTTGATACCAGCCGGTACCGGTCTGGCGTACCACGCCGACCGCAAGGCCAAGCGTCTGGAACGTACTGGTGAGAAGCAGTCGAAGAGTGCCGAAGATATCGAAGCGGCATTGAGTCAGGCGCTTAACAAGTAA
- the rplV gene encoding 50S ribosomal protein L22 yields METQAVLRGARLSAQKARLVADMVRGKSVAEALDLLTFSPKKGAAIVKKVLESAIANAEHNDGADVDELKVSTIFVDEGMTMKRIRPRAKGRADRIFKRTSHITVKVAEK; encoded by the coding sequence ATGGAAACACAAGCTGTATTGCGCGGTGCGCGTTTGTCTGCCCAGAAAGCACGCCTGGTAGCAGACATGGTCCGCGGTAAGTCCGTGGCCGAAGCGCTGGACCTCCTGACATTCAGCCCCAAAAAGGGCGCTGCGATCGTCAAGAAGGTTCTGGAATCGGCAATTGCCAATGCCGAACACAACGACGGCGCAGACGTTGACGAACTGAAGGTCTCCACCATCTTCGTAGATGAAGGTATGACCATGAAGCGTATCCGTCCGCGAGCCAAAGGCCGTGCTGACCGTATCTTTAAGCGTACGAGTCACATCACGGTCAAGGTTGCCGAGAAATAA
- the rplB gene encoding 50S ribosomal protein L2, whose amino-acid sequence MAIVKTKPTSAGRRHVTKTYNPDLHNGAPYAPLIEKQSKTGGRNNMGRITTRHIGGGHKSHYRKVDFKRNKDGITAKVERLEYDPNRTANIALVLYADGERRYVLAPAGIKAGDEIISGEHAPIKVGNTMPLRSIPVGSVIHNIELKPGKGGQMVRSAGNSAQLVAREGTYATLRLRSGEMRKVLSECRATLGEVSNSEHSLRQLGKAGASRWRGVRPTVRGVVMNPVDHPHGGGEGKTSGGRHPVTPWGVPTKGYKTRKNKRTNKYIVRRRSSK is encoded by the coding sequence ATGGCTATCGTAAAAACCAAGCCGACGTCAGCTGGACGTCGCCACGTCACCAAGACTTACAACCCGGATCTGCACAACGGTGCGCCTTACGCTCCGTTGATTGAAAAGCAATCCAAAACTGGTGGCCGTAACAACATGGGTCGCATCACCACTCGTCACATCGGTGGTGGTCATAAGTCGCATTACCGTAAGGTCGATTTCAAGCGCAACAAAGATGGCATCACTGCCAAAGTTGAGCGTCTGGAATACGATCCGAACCGGACTGCGAACATCGCCCTGGTTCTGTACGCCGATGGTGAGCGCCGTTACGTTCTGGCTCCGGCTGGTATCAAAGCGGGTGACGAAATCATTTCCGGTGAGCACGCTCCGATCAAGGTGGGTAACACCATGCCGTTGCGTTCAATCCCGGTCGGTTCCGTGATTCACAACATCGAGTTGAAGCCTGGCAAAGGCGGCCAAATGGTCCGCTCTGCTGGTAACTCAGCTCAGCTGGTTGCGCGCGAAGGCACTTACGCCACTTTGCGTCTGCGTTCTGGCGAAATGCGTAAGGTTCTGTCTGAATGCCGCGCCACCCTGGGTGAAGTGAGCAATTCTGAACACAGCCTGCGTCAACTGGGTAAAGCCGGTGCCTCTCGCTGGCGCGGTGTTCGTCCGACGGTTCGTGGTGTTGTTATGAACCCGGTAGATCACCCGCACGGCGGTGGTGAAGGCAAGACTTCCGGTGGTCGTCACCCGGTCACTCCTTGGGGTGTTCCCACTAAGGGCTACAAGACTCGCAAGAACAAGCGCACGAACAAGTACATCGTTCGTCGTCGTTCTTCGAAGTAA
- the rpsJ gene encoding 30S ribosomal protein S10 codes for MQNQKIRIRLKAFDHRLIDASTQEIVDTAKRTGAQVRGPIPLPTRKERYTVLVSPHVNKDARDQYEIRTHKRMLDIVEPTEKTVDALMKLDLAAGVDVQISLG; via the coding sequence ATGCAGAACCAAAAGATCAGAATACGCTTGAAAGCGTTCGATCATCGCCTGATTGATGCTTCGACTCAGGAGATCGTCGATACGGCCAAGCGTACTGGCGCTCAGGTCCGCGGCCCAATTCCGCTGCCGACTCGTAAAGAGCGTTATACCGTGCTGGTCTCTCCGCACGTGAACAAGGATGCGCGCGATCAGTACGAAATTCGTACTCACAAGCGCATGCTGGACATTGTCGAGCCGACTGAAAAAACCGTCGACGCGTTGATGAAGTTGGACTTGGCAGCAGGTGTGGACGTACAGATTAGCCTCGGCTAA
- the rplD gene encoding 50S ribosomal protein L4 — protein sequence MDIAVAGKAKAKVEVSDATFGKDFNEALVHQVVNAFLAGARQGTRAQKSRSDVSGGGKKPWRQKGTGRARAGTIRSPIWVGGGKTFAARPQDWSQKVNRKMYRGAMKSILSELVRQERLVVVENLAIDAPKTKAFIAKMKELDVSNALIVSEEVDQNLYLSARNVPHVEVSDVAGITPVNLVAYEKVVITVAALKKVEEAFA from the coding sequence ATGGATATCGCAGTTGCAGGCAAAGCCAAGGCCAAGGTTGAAGTGTCCGACGCAACGTTCGGCAAAGATTTCAATGAAGCCCTGGTACACCAGGTCGTTAACGCTTTCCTGGCCGGTGCCCGTCAAGGCACGCGCGCTCAGAAGAGCCGTTCCGACGTTTCTGGCGGCGGCAAAAAGCCGTGGCGTCAGAAGGGCACAGGTCGTGCTCGCGCCGGTACCATCCGTTCACCCATCTGGGTTGGCGGCGGCAAAACTTTCGCGGCTCGTCCTCAGGACTGGTCACAGAAGGTCAACCGCAAAATGTACCGCGGTGCTATGAAGTCGATCTTGTCTGAATTGGTTCGTCAGGAGCGTTTGGTTGTGGTTGAAAACCTGGCCATCGACGCACCGAAAACCAAGGCTTTCATCGCCAAAATGAAAGAGTTGGATGTGTCCAACGCTTTGATCGTGTCAGAAGAAGTTGATCAAAACCTCTATCTGTCCGCTCGCAACGTACCGCACGTCGAAGTCTCTGACGTTGCCGGTATTACTCCGGTCAATCTGGTGGCTTACGAGAAAGTCGTGATCACTGTGGCCGCGCTCAAGAAGGTCGAGGAGGCTTTTGCATGA
- the rplW gene encoding 50S ribosomal protein L23, with product MNQERIYQVVFGPHISEKATIVAEGTGQYVFRVAKDATKPEIKKAVEQLFDVKVQSVHTLIQKGKVKRTARGFGKRNDVKKAYVRLVSGQEIDFMAAE from the coding sequence ATGAACCAGGAACGTATCTATCAGGTCGTTTTCGGTCCGCACATCTCCGAAAAGGCGACCATCGTAGCGGAAGGTACTGGTCAATACGTTTTTCGTGTGGCCAAGGATGCAACAAAACCGGAAATCAAGAAGGCCGTAGAGCAGCTGTTCGACGTTAAAGTCCAGTCTGTTCACACCTTGATTCAGAAGGGCAAGGTTAAGCGTACTGCGCGCGGCTTCGGCAAGCGCAACGACGTGAAAAAAGCCTATGTTCGTCTGGTCAGCGGCCAAGAAATTGATTTCATGGCGGCAGAATAA
- the fusA gene encoding elongation factor G encodes MARKTPLDRYRNIGIVAHVDAGKTTTTERILFYTGLSHKIGEVHDGAATMDWMEQEQERGITITSAATTCFWSGMSKQFEEHRVNIIDTPGHVDFTIEVERSLRVLDGAVVVLCGSSGVQPQTETVWRQANRYEVPRMVFVNKMDRAGADFYRVVAQMKERLGANPIPIQIPIGAEDNFSGVIDLIKMKAIIWNEEDMGMTFEYGDIPAELQDKAEEYRVQMVEAAAEANDELMEKYMESETLSEEDIKAGLRIRTMAGEIVLTHCGSAFKNKGVQAVLDSVIEYMPAPTQVKRIEGVLDDGETIEAVKVDDDAPFSALAFKIATDPFVGTLTFIRVYGGVLKSGDQVLNSVKSKRERVGRMVQMHANSREEIKEVLAGDIAALIGMKDVTTGDTLCDPSHPITLERMDFPDPVIHVAVEPKSKADQEKMGIALGKLAQEDPSFSVRTDEETGQTIIGGQGELHLDIIVDRMKREFKVEANVGAPQVAYRERIRKACEVDSKFAKQSGGRGQYGHVMIRFEPAEDGDAEKLVFVNEVVGGSVPKEYIPAVEKGIQEQMKNGVLAGYPLLGMKATLYDGSYHEVDSNEMAFKVAASMAVKQLKDKASPALLEPMMKVEVVTPEDYMGDVMGDLNRRRGTVSGMEDSPSGKVINADVPLSEMFGYATDLRSMSQGRASYVMEFKGYAEAPMNIVEEIVKKS; translated from the coding sequence GTGGCTCGTAAAACGCCTTTGGACCGCTACCGTAACATCGGTATCGTGGCCCACGTGGACGCCGGTAAAACGACGACCACTGAGCGAATCCTTTTCTACACCGGTCTGTCTCACAAGATCGGTGAAGTGCATGATGGCGCTGCCACCATGGACTGGATGGAGCAGGAGCAGGAGCGTGGTATCACTATTACCTCAGCTGCTACCACCTGTTTCTGGAGCGGCATGTCGAAGCAATTCGAAGAGCACCGCGTCAACATCATCGACACACCAGGACACGTTGACTTCACCATTGAAGTAGAACGTTCCCTGCGCGTGCTCGACGGTGCTGTGGTCGTACTGTGTGGTTCTTCTGGTGTGCAGCCGCAGACCGAAACCGTATGGCGTCAGGCCAACCGCTATGAAGTTCCCCGCATGGTATTCGTCAACAAGATGGACCGTGCCGGTGCTGACTTCTACCGCGTAGTTGCGCAGATGAAAGAGCGTCTGGGTGCTAACCCGATTCCGATTCAGATTCCGATCGGCGCTGAAGACAACTTCAGCGGTGTGATCGACCTGATCAAGATGAAGGCCATCATCTGGAACGAAGAAGACATGGGCATGACCTTCGAGTACGGTGATATCCCTGCCGAGCTCCAGGACAAAGCCGAAGAGTATCGGGTTCAGATGGTTGAAGCTGCAGCTGAAGCCAACGATGAGCTGATGGAAAAGTATATGGAGTCCGAGACCTTGTCTGAAGAAGACATCAAGGCCGGTCTGCGTATCCGCACCATGGCAGGCGAAATCGTTCTGACTCACTGTGGTTCTGCGTTCAAGAACAAAGGCGTTCAAGCCGTTCTCGACAGCGTCATCGAATACATGCCTGCACCGACCCAGGTGAAGCGCATCGAAGGTGTGCTGGACGATGGCGAAACCATCGAAGCCGTTAAGGTAGACGATGACGCTCCGTTCTCAGCGCTGGCGTTCAAAATTGCGACTGACCCGTTCGTCGGTACGCTGACCTTCATCCGCGTTTATGGCGGTGTATTGAAGAGCGGCGACCAGGTGTTGAACTCGGTCAAGAGCAAGCGTGAGCGTGTTGGTCGTATGGTGCAGATGCACGCCAACAGCCGCGAAGAAATCAAAGAAGTACTGGCCGGCGACATCGCCGCTCTGATCGGCATGAAGGACGTCACTACCGGTGACACTCTGTGCGATCCGAGCCACCCGATCACGCTGGAGCGCATGGACTTCCCGGATCCCGTTATTCACGTAGCGGTAGAACCGAAGTCTAAAGCGGACCAGGAAAAAATGGGCATCGCTCTGGGCAAACTGGCTCAGGAAGATCCCTCGTTCAGCGTTCGTACTGACGAAGAAACCGGCCAGACCATCATCGGTGGTCAGGGCGAGTTGCACTTGGACATCATCGTTGACCGCATGAAGCGCGAGTTCAAAGTTGAAGCCAACGTGGGTGCACCGCAGGTGGCTTACCGTGAGCGTATCCGCAAGGCGTGCGAAGTGGACTCCAAGTTCGCCAAGCAGTCGGGTGGTCGCGGTCAGTACGGTCACGTCATGATCCGCTTTGAACCGGCTGAAGACGGCGATGCCGAGAAGCTGGTGTTCGTCAACGAAGTGGTCGGCGGTTCCGTACCGAAGGAATACATTCCGGCGGTCGAGAAAGGTATCCAGGAACAGATGAAGAACGGTGTTCTCGCCGGCTATCCGCTGCTGGGTATGAAAGCAACGCTGTACGATGGTTCCTACCACGAGGTGGATTCCAACGAGATGGCGTTCAAAGTGGCTGCCTCCATGGCGGTCAAGCAACTGAAAGACAAGGCCAGCCCGGCACTGCTGGAACCGATGATGAAAGTCGAAGTCGTGACCCCGGAAGACTACATGGGTGACGTCATGGGTGACTTGAACCGTCGTCGCGGTACCGTGAGTGGTATGGAAGACAGCCCGTCGGGCAAAGTCATCAATGCCGACGTGCCGTTGTCTGAAATGTTCGGTTACGCGACCGACCTGCGTTCCATGTCTCAGGGCCGTGCGTCCTACGTCATGGAGTTCAAAGGTTACGCAGAAGCACCGATGAACATTGTCGAAGAAATTGTTAAGAAGTCTTGA
- the rpsS gene encoding 30S ribosomal protein S19 produces the protein MPRSLKKGPFVDLHLMKKVEAALEASDKRPIKTWSRRSTIFPEFVGLTFAVHNGRQHVPVYVTEDMVGHKLGEFALTRTFKGHAADKKAKR, from the coding sequence GTGCCACGTTCACTTAAGAAGGGTCCATTTGTTGACCTGCACTTGATGAAGAAGGTAGAGGCTGCACTGGAAGCCAGTGACAAGCGACCCATCAAAACCTGGTCGCGTCGCTCCACAATCTTCCCGGAATTCGTCGGGTTGACCTTTGCAGTCCATAATGGCCGTCAACATGTTCCCGTCTATGTCACTGAAGACATGGTCGGCCACAAGTTGGGTGAGTTCGCGCTGACTCGGACGTTCAAGGGTCATGCTGCTGACAAAAAGGCTAAGCGGTAA
- the rpsL gene encoding 30S ribosomal protein S12 — MATINQLVRKPRKRKAVASDVRALEGCPQRRGVCARVYTTTPKKPNSALRKVCRVRLTNGFEVSSYIGGEGHNLQEHSVVLIRGGRVKDLPGVRYHTVRGSLDTSGVANRKQGRSKYGTKKPKG; from the coding sequence ATGGCTACAATTAACCAGCTCGTCCGCAAACCGCGTAAGCGGAAAGCGGTCGCCAGCGACGTTCGGGCTCTGGAAGGCTGCCCACAGCGTCGCGGTGTGTGCGCTCGCGTATACACCACCACACCGAAGAAGCCGAATTCAGCGCTGCGCAAGGTTTGCCGTGTGCGTCTGACCAACGGTTTCGAGGTGTCCTCCTACATCGGTGGCGAAGGCCACAACCTGCAGGAACACTCCGTTGTGCTGATTCGCGGCGGCCGTGTTAAAGACCTGCCGGGTGTGCGTTATCACACTGTGCGCGGTTCTCTGGACACCTCTGGTGTTGCCAACCGCAAGCAAGGCCGTTCCAAGTACGGTACCAAGAAGCCTAAGGGCTAA
- the rplC gene encoding 50S ribosomal protein L3: protein MSIGLIGRKTGMTRVFTDAGVSVPVTVIEVEPNRVSQVKSLETDGYVAVQLTAGKRRANRVTKAEAGHFAKANVEAGSYTREFTLGESAEFNLGDELTVSVFEAGQMVDVTGTSKGKGFAGAIKRHNFRTQDATHGNSLSHRAPGSIGQCQTPGRVWKGKKMAGQMGNVRKTVQSLEIVRVDAERNLLLVRGAVPGATGAHVVVQPAVKG from the coding sequence ATGTCAATTGGTCTGATTGGTCGCAAGACCGGTATGACCCGCGTCTTTACTGACGCTGGTGTCTCCGTGCCGGTGACCGTCATCGAAGTCGAGCCCAACCGGGTCTCGCAAGTCAAAAGCCTGGAAACCGATGGCTATGTCGCTGTTCAGCTTACCGCTGGCAAGCGTCGCGCTAATCGTGTCACCAAGGCCGAAGCTGGCCATTTTGCCAAGGCGAACGTTGAAGCGGGCTCTTATACCCGTGAGTTCACTTTGGGTGAAAGCGCCGAATTCAATCTGGGTGATGAATTGACTGTGTCTGTGTTTGAAGCAGGCCAGATGGTGGATGTGACCGGAACCTCCAAGGGTAAAGGCTTCGCTGGTGCTATTAAGCGCCACAACTTCCGCACTCAAGACGCCACTCACGGTAACTCACTGTCGCATCGCGCGCCGGGTTCCATCGGCCAGTGCCAAACTCCAGGCCGTGTCTGGAAAGGCAAGAAAATGGCCGGTCAGATGGGCAACGTCCGCAAGACAGTTCAGTCGCTGGAAATCGTTCGTGTCGACGCTGAGCGCAATCTGCTGCTCGTTCGCGGTGCTGTGCCGGGTGCTACTGGCGCGCACGTTGTTGTTCAACCCGCTGTTAAAGGCTGA
- the rpsG gene encoding 30S ribosomal protein S7 — protein MPRRRVAAKREVLPDPKFGNTQLAKFMNHVMYDGKKSVAERIVYGALDIVKEKKSDQDPISLFEQALESIAPMVEVKSRRVGGATYQVPVEVRPSRREALAMRWLVDASRKRGEKSMRQRLAGELLDASEGKGAAIKKREDVHRMAEANRAFSHYRF, from the coding sequence ATGCCAAGAAGACGCGTCGCTGCGAAGCGCGAAGTACTGCCAGATCCCAAGTTCGGGAACACTCAGCTGGCAAAATTCATGAACCACGTCATGTACGACGGCAAAAAATCCGTCGCTGAACGCATCGTTTACGGTGCGCTGGACATCGTGAAAGAGAAAAAATCCGACCAGGACCCGATCTCATTATTTGAGCAGGCTCTGGAGTCCATTGCGCCGATGGTAGAAGTGAAGTCCCGCCGTGTTGGTGGTGCTACCTACCAGGTCCCCGTTGAAGTCCGTCCGTCCCGTCGCGAAGCTCTGGCTATGCGTTGGTTGGTCGACGCCTCTCGCAAGCGTGGTGAAAAATCCATGCGCCAGCGACTGGCCGGCGAACTGCTGGATGCCTCCGAAGGCAAGGGCGCGGCGATCAAGAAGCGTGAAGACGTGCATCGTATGGCTGAAGCCAACCGTGCTTTCTCTCATTACCGTTTCTAA